In Sphingobacterium sp. PCS056, the following proteins share a genomic window:
- a CDS encoding electron transfer flavoprotein subunit beta/FixA family protein — MKILVCISNVPDTTSKITFTNDNTAFNTAGVQYIVNPYDEIALSKAIDLAEGGKGTVTVITVGDASTDATIRKALATGADNAVRVNALPRDAWFVANQIANYAKENNFDLILTGRESIDYNGTQVGAFIGSILNIPSVSISKKLDIDGNAASVEREIEGGKEVLTLNLPAVIGTAEGVAETKIPNMRGIMTARTKPLDVIEPIEVAQLSRIVKYETPEPRGAVTLVDASDVEKLVALLHEKAKVI; from the coding sequence ATGAAAATATTAGTGTGTATAAGTAATGTCCCAGACACTACTTCAAAAATTACATTCACGAATGACAACACCGCTTTTAATACTGCTGGTGTACAATATATTGTGAATCCATATGATGAGATTGCCTTATCAAAAGCAATAGATTTAGCCGAAGGTGGCAAAGGCACTGTAACTGTGATCACCGTAGGAGATGCAAGCACAGATGCAACTATCCGTAAAGCTTTAGCAACCGGCGCTGATAATGCAGTTCGAGTTAATGCTTTACCTAGAGATGCTTGGTTTGTAGCAAATCAGATTGCTAACTATGCTAAAGAAAATAACTTTGATCTGATACTAACGGGTAGAGAATCTATTGATTATAACGGAACACAAGTAGGCGCTTTTATAGGTTCTATATTGAATATCCCATCTGTTTCGATCAGTAAAAAATTAGATATTGATGGTAACGCTGCTAGTGTAGAACGTGAGATCGAAGGTGGAAAAGAAGTATTAACACTAAATTTACCTGCCGTCATCGGTACAGCAGAAGGTGTTGCTGAAACTAAAATACCAAATATGAGAGGTATTATGACTGCACGAACAAAACCATTAGATGTCATTGAACCAATCGAAGTTGCTCAATTGTCACGTATAGTTAAGTACGAGACTCCAGAACCACGTGGCGCAGTGACTTTAGTTGATGCTAGCGATGTGGAAAAATTAGTTGCTCTTTTGCACGAGAAAGCAAAAGTTATTTAA
- a CDS encoding nucleoside permease, which translates to MSIKLRLTIMNFLQFFVWGAWLITIANYWFGTKQWDGTQFGAIFATMGFASLFMPTLMGIIADRWVNAEKLYLVLHLLYAAVMFYLPQINDPTTFFYAMLLAMCFYMPTLALSNSIAYTVLTQGKYDLVKAFPPIRVFGTIGFIAAMWLVNLTGSKASEMQFYIAGIFALALGLFSFSIPKCPPKNVKDENSSLARTLGLEAFKLFGNYKMALFFIFSMFLGAALQLTNAYGDVFLDEFKFFPKYTDSFVIKYSTIIMSISQISETLFILAIPFFLKRFGIKKVMLISMFAWVLRFGLFAYGDPSSGLWMIVLSCIVYGMAFDFFNISGSLFVETSTSPQIRSSAQGLFMMMTNGFGAVFGSLVSGWIIDKYYSISFNSMGQLASFLDTDVNNNTLVSFVKERGLSISENGLFNTQLILKDWHHIWLAFSIYTLILAILFAILFKHKHDKNLPLGAK; encoded by the coding sequence ATGTCTATTAAATTAAGGTTGACCATTATGAACTTCCTCCAGTTTTTTGTGTGGGGAGCATGGTTAATTACAATAGCAAATTACTGGTTTGGTACCAAGCAATGGGACGGAACTCAATTTGGAGCCATCTTTGCAACGATGGGTTTTGCATCTTTGTTTATGCCAACTTTAATGGGGATTATCGCAGATCGGTGGGTCAATGCTGAAAAATTATACTTAGTGCTCCATCTATTGTATGCCGCGGTCATGTTTTACCTACCACAAATAAATGACCCGACAACCTTTTTTTATGCTATGCTTTTAGCCATGTGTTTTTATATGCCTACCCTAGCATTATCAAATTCTATAGCATATACCGTACTTACCCAAGGAAAATATGATTTAGTAAAAGCCTTCCCTCCGATTCGTGTTTTTGGAACTATCGGATTTATTGCAGCGATGTGGCTTGTAAATTTGACAGGAAGCAAAGCATCAGAAATGCAATTTTATATCGCAGGAATTTTTGCATTGGCATTAGGTCTATTTTCATTTTCAATACCAAAATGTCCTCCAAAAAATGTGAAAGATGAAAATTCTTCCTTGGCAAGAACACTTGGCTTAGAAGCTTTTAAATTATTTGGAAACTATAAAATGGCTTTGTTCTTTATATTTTCTATGTTTTTAGGAGCTGCCCTTCAATTGACAAACGCATATGGCGATGTATTTTTAGATGAATTTAAATTTTTCCCTAAATACACCGATTCATTTGTGATCAAATATTCGACAATCATTATGTCGATTTCCCAAATATCAGAAACCCTATTTATCTTAGCCATTCCATTTTTCTTAAAACGATTTGGCATAAAAAAAGTAATGTTGATATCGATGTTCGCATGGGTTTTACGTTTTGGATTATTTGCCTATGGAGATCCATCTTCTGGATTATGGATGATCGTCTTATCTTGTATTGTATACGGTATGGCATTTGACTTTTTCAATATCTCAGGCTCATTATTTGTTGAGACATCTACCAGCCCACAAATAAGAAGCTCCGCACAGGGTCTTTTTATGATGATGACAAATGGATTTGGTGCAGTATTCGGTAGCTTAGTGTCGGGATGGATTATTGACAAATATTATTCCATATCCTTTAATAGCATGGGACAATTAGCGTCCTTTTTAGATACCGATGTCAACAATAACACGTTGGTTTCGTTTGTTAAAGAAAGGGGATTGTCTATCAGTGAAAATGGATTATTCAATACACAGCTTATCCTCAAAGACTGGCATCATATCTGGCTCGCATTCTCTATTTATACATTGATATTAGCCATTTTATTTGCTATTTTATTCAAACATAAGCACGACAAAAACCTACCATTAGGTGCTAAATAA
- a CDS encoding electron transfer flavoprotein subunit alpha/FixB family protein: protein MSTLVYVENTDGQFKKSAFEALSYAKAVADQSGSPVIALSIGNVDDDQLHLLGKYGANKILNVNTEQLKSFVNQAYAAIIVDAAKSNDASIIILSNSFSGKGLAPRVAAKLNAALADGAIELPQPVGNDLQVKTGAFSGKAFALVELTSPIKVIALNPNSFELKESETSATIENYSPSIDAGDFSTIVKDIIRATDKISLPEADIVVSAGRGLKGPENWAMIEELADVLGAATACSKPVSDAGWRPHSEHVGQTGIAVSPNLYIAIGISGAIQHLAGVSSSKTIVVINKDPEAPFFKVADYGIVGDAFDVIPKLIAALKAYKGL from the coding sequence ATGTCAACATTAGTATATGTAGAAAATACAGACGGTCAATTTAAAAAATCAGCTTTTGAAGCACTTTCTTATGCCAAAGCTGTCGCTGACCAATCTGGCAGTCCAGTCATTGCACTATCAATTGGAAATGTAGATGATGATCAGCTACATCTTCTAGGGAAATATGGTGCCAACAAAATTTTAAATGTCAATACAGAACAATTAAAATCGTTTGTCAACCAAGCCTATGCTGCAATTATCGTTGATGCAGCCAAATCCAATGATGCATCCATCATTATTTTATCCAATTCTTTTTCAGGTAAAGGCCTAGCTCCAAGAGTTGCTGCAAAGTTGAACGCAGCCTTAGCAGATGGTGCTATTGAATTACCTCAACCAGTTGGAAACGACTTACAAGTAAAAACTGGTGCATTTTCAGGAAAAGCTTTTGCTCTTGTTGAACTTACATCACCAATTAAAGTCATTGCACTGAATCCTAATTCGTTTGAACTGAAAGAATCCGAAACTTCTGCAACAATTGAAAATTATTCACCAAGTATAGATGCAGGAGATTTTAGCACAATTGTCAAAGATATCATTAGAGCGACAGATAAAATCTCACTACCTGAAGCTGACATTGTAGTATCAGCAGGTCGTGGTCTCAAAGGACCTGAAAACTGGGCTATGATCGAAGAATTAGCTGATGTGCTGGGAGCTGCTACTGCCTGTTCAAAACCAGTTTCTGATGCGGGATGGAGACCTCATTCCGAACACGTAGGACAAACAGGAATTGCAGTAAGCCCTAATTTATATATTGCCATCGGAATTTCTGGTGCTATCCAGCATTTAGCAGGTGTAAGCTCATCCAAAACGATTGTTGTTATCAACAAAGATCCAGAAGCTCCATTTTTCAAGGTGGCAGATTATGGCATCGTTGGAGATGCATTTGATGTTATTCCTAAATTAATTGCAGCGTTAAAAGCTTATAAAGGATTGTAA
- a CDS encoding cysteine desulfurase family protein, whose protein sequence is MQVYFDNAATTALDPEVIRVMIDTMENNFGNPSSIHSHGRQVKTIVEKARKSIAQILHTSPSEIFFTSGGTEADNMAIVRSIVDFGITHAITTPIEHHAVLHTLEEMQKTGKVHLDLLHVDAHGNIDLHQLEDLLSNNPRTFVSIMHGNNELGNLNDIEKIAEICQKYNAIFHSDTVQTMGHYPHDLSKLKIDFITGAGHKFHGPKGVGFLYINANTKIKPMIYGGAQERNMRGGTENVYGIAGLARALELSYEHMEEHATYIQGLKSYMIEQLKTAIPDIRFNGIIEPNKSLYTVLNVSFPCTEMADMLLFNLDIAGISCSGGSACSSGTDIGSHVLGAIRSDGNRPSVRFSFCRHNTKEEIDFVVNHLKDICK, encoded by the coding sequence ATGCAAGTATATTTTGATAATGCTGCAACTACAGCGCTAGATCCAGAAGTCATTCGTGTCATGATAGACACCATGGAAAATAATTTTGGGAATCCTTCTTCCATTCATTCGCATGGCAGACAAGTAAAAACAATTGTTGAAAAGGCGCGTAAGTCAATTGCGCAAATCTTACATACTTCTCCATCTGAGATTTTCTTTACTTCTGGTGGTACCGAAGCCGACAATATGGCAATTGTACGTTCCATAGTAGATTTTGGAATCACACATGCAATCACAACTCCTATTGAACATCATGCTGTATTGCATACGCTAGAAGAAATGCAAAAAACAGGAAAAGTTCATCTTGATTTATTGCATGTAGATGCTCATGGTAATATCGATCTCCATCAATTAGAGGATTTACTATCCAACAATCCGAGAACATTCGTATCCATTATGCATGGCAATAATGAATTGGGCAATTTGAATGATATTGAAAAAATAGCTGAAATTTGCCAAAAATATAATGCGATATTCCATTCCGATACGGTTCAGACCATGGGACATTATCCACATGATTTGAGTAAATTAAAAATTGATTTCATTACTGGAGCAGGACACAAATTTCATGGCCCCAAAGGAGTGGGTTTTCTGTACATCAATGCCAATACAAAAATCAAACCCATGATCTACGGAGGTGCACAGGAACGCAATATGCGTGGTGGAACTGAAAATGTATATGGTATCGCTGGACTAGCAAGAGCACTTGAACTAAGTTATGAGCACATGGAAGAACATGCAACTTATATACAAGGCTTAAAATCCTATATGATTGAACAATTAAAAACTGCGATTCCTGATATAAGATTTAACGGCATAATAGAACCCAATAAGTCCCTTTACACCGTACTAAACGTATCATTTCCATGTACTGAAATGGCAGATATGTTACTTTTCAATTTAGATATTGCAGGCATTTCTTGCTCAGGAGGAAGTGCATGTAGTTCAGGTACAGATATTGGCTCACATGTCCTTGGAGCTATAAGATCAGATGGTAATCGACCATCCGTTCGCTTTTCATTCTGTCGTCACAATACAAAAGAAGAAATTGATTTCGTAGTAAATCATTTAAAAGATATCTGCAAATAA
- a CDS encoding bifunctional nuclease family protein yields the protein MKKIKLDIVGLSYSQTQSGAYALVLGESGGNRRLPIIIGSHEAQAIAIRIEKMVPSRPLTHDLFQNFAKAFQINLEEVLIYNLIEGIFYSKIICSDGQKTVEIDARTSDAVALAVRFGAPIYAYDFILSSAGIVIEGNEFAFLENLENAVSSEVISDDVKEETTKPQIQNPFSSLTDEQLKTVLEQSLHDENYEQAALIRDEISRRK from the coding sequence ATGAAGAAAATCAAGTTAGACATCGTTGGTTTATCCTACAGTCAGACACAATCTGGAGCATATGCACTAGTTCTAGGTGAATCTGGAGGTAATCGCCGTCTTCCTATTATCATTGGAAGTCATGAAGCACAAGCTATTGCGATAAGAATAGAAAAGATGGTTCCCAGTCGTCCACTAACCCATGATTTATTTCAGAATTTTGCAAAAGCTTTCCAAATTAATTTAGAAGAAGTACTGATATATAATTTAATAGAAGGCATCTTTTATTCTAAGATTATTTGTTCAGACGGTCAAAAAACAGTAGAAATAGATGCTCGTACTTCTGACGCCGTCGCATTAGCAGTACGCTTCGGAGCACCTATTTATGCCTACGACTTCATTTTATCTTCTGCTGGCATCGTTATCGAAGGTAACGAATTTGCCTTTCTTGAAAACTTAGAAAATGCCGTATCATCAGAGGTTATCTCTGATGATGTAAAAGAAGAAACGACCAAGCCGCAAATCCAAAATCCTTTCTCAAGTCTTACAGATGAACAATTAAAAACCGTTCTCGAACAATCTCTCCATGATGAAAACTATGAGCAAGCGGCATTAATTCGTGATGAAATCTCACGCAGAAAATAA
- a CDS encoding tetratricopeptide repeat protein: MMSERLEQLKEFLKDSPQDPFLKYAMATEYLKLGKQKEALEGYMDLITNHADYVGTYYHLGKLYEKMNRPDDARTIYKNGMIITQQKRNMHALNELRGALSLLDGDDEDEY; encoded by the coding sequence ATGATGTCTGAACGTTTAGAACAATTGAAGGAATTTTTGAAGGACTCTCCACAAGATCCGTTTTTGAAATATGCAATGGCAACCGAATATTTAAAATTAGGTAAGCAAAAGGAGGCACTTGAAGGTTATATGGATTTAATAACCAATCATGCCGACTATGTGGGGACCTATTATCACTTAGGTAAACTATATGAGAAAATGAATAGACCCGATGACGCACGCACCATCTATAAAAATGGTATGATCATTACCCAACAGAAACGTAATATGCATGCTTTAAATGAACTGCGAGGAGCTTTGAGTTTACTTGATGGAGATGATGAAGATGAATATTAA
- a CDS encoding copper resistance protein NlpE: MKRLFIILCCILLVFTACDNQRKGAEAVKDKKDHPNITLHDLSGSYTGIMPCADCDGIETVLKLNQNFSYRYTSKYLNKSDEVFVKDGKWKFENDIITLEGVDYKFKLGEKTKLWQLDLSGNDIVGELAENYKLEKMQE, encoded by the coding sequence ATGAAAAGGCTATTTATTATATTATGTTGTATCTTATTGGTTTTTACTGCATGCGATAACCAACGTAAGGGAGCGGAAGCAGTGAAAGATAAGAAAGACCACCCAAATATTACTTTACATGATTTGAGTGGTTCGTACACTGGTATTATGCCTTGTGCTGATTGTGATGGAATAGAAACTGTATTAAAATTGAATCAAAATTTTTCCTATAGGTACACTTCTAAGTATCTGAATAAAAGTGATGAGGTATTTGTTAAGGATGGTAAATGGAAGTTTGAAAATGATATTATTACCTTAGAAGGTGTAGATTATAAATTCAAGTTGGGAGAAAAAACAAAACTTTGGCAATTGGATTTATCAGGTAATGATATTGTTGGAGAGTTGGCAGAAAATTATAAGTTAGAGAAAATGCAAGAGTAA